A DNA window from Trichomycterus rosablanca isolate fTriRos1 chromosome 11, fTriRos1.hap1, whole genome shotgun sequence contains the following coding sequences:
- the rabl2 gene encoding RAB, member of RAS oncogene family-like 2, producing MAGERKGIPELEQEKYDADEQVKIICLGDSAVGKSKLMERFLMDGYRPQQLSTYALTLYKYTTTINGKSILVDFWDTAGQERFQSMHPSYYHKAHACVMVFDVQRKVTYKNLSIWYKELREYRPEIPCLVVANKIDADMRMTQKSFNFAKKQGLPFYFVSAADGTNVVKVFKDAINMALSYKKNSRDFMDEVMRELENFELENKDESPDEEQ from the exons ATGGCAGGAGAGAGGAAGGGGATTCCTGAACTGGAGCAGGAAAAATACGACGCTGATGAGCAAGTGAAGATTATCTGTTTGGGAGACAGTGCTGTAGGGAAATCCAA GCTAATGGAAAGATTCCTTATGGATGGATA TCGGCCTCAGCAGCTGTCTACTTATGCCCTGACTTTATACAAATACACCACCACAATCAACGGAAAATCTATTCTGGTTG ATTTCTGGGACACAGCCGGTCAGGAGCGCTTTCAGAGCATGCACCCTTCTTACTACCACAAAGCTCATGCTTGTGTCATG GTTTTTGATGTCCAAAGAAAAGTGACCTACAAGAATCTTTCCATCTGGTACAAAGAGCTGCGAGAGTACAGACCAGAAATTCCATGCCTGGTGGTGGCTAACAAAATCGATG CTGACATGAGGATGACACAGAAGAGTTTTAACTTTGCAAAGAAGCAGGGATTACCGTTCTACTTTGTGTCTGCTGCTGACGGTACCAACGTGGTTAAG GTTTTTAAAGACGCCATCAATATGGCCTTGTCTTACAAGAAGAACTCCAGAGATTTTATGGATGAGGTTATGAGGGAGCTGGAG AATTTTGAGTTGGAGAACAAGGACGAGTCACCTGATGAAGAACAATAG